Genomic window (Euleptes europaea isolate rEulEur1 chromosome 8, rEulEur1.hap1, whole genome shotgun sequence):
agagctggcaaccctaaactggcaGTGACATCGTGCGATCATGCACAGTGATATCACCCTACCCACCCCCAAAAGCCCCCAGGGGTTGCCAGCAGCCCTTTcttccctgcaccattttcttgATAGAAAACTCTTCCTGATGGTGCTGTTAGCCATTAGGGGTAAAATCCCTAATAGATGTTTTGTTGAAGTGGAGGGAAAATTTTAATCTAGGAAAATGTCTTGAGAGGAAAAGGTCAATCCTCACTTCCCCAGTTCCATGGCTCTGTAACTGTATGGAAGCCTTTAAAAAGTTGGAGATTCCCGTCATAAATCTCCCACATAATTTGGTCCTGAGCCCAAAATACATTCACCCCTGTCAAGTCTCCTGTTTCCTTATTAAagttttgtctttcttttctcaACTTGGGCTCTCAGTTTTCTTTTGTTTGCTCCATccggcctgttttttttttttcctggtctgTGCTTTTATTTGGCCCATCAATGTCAATGTATCCACAGCCACTTCTGCagatccctccccccccatgcccTCTTCCCCGTAGCTACAGTTCCTGTCGTCGCTCGATCTTCAGCAGCTCGACTTCAAAGATTAATGTCGCACCACCTGGGATTTCGGGTGGAGCTCCCCGGTCTCCATAACCCAGCTCAGAGGGAATCACTAGTTTCCTCTTCTCACCCTCGCACATCCCAAGCAGTCCTTGGTCCCAGCCTTTAATTACTTGCCCGGTCCCCAATGTGAAGACAAACGGCTGATCGCAAGTCAGGCTGCTGTCAAATTCggtcccatcttccagctttCCTGTGTAATGCATGTGGAGCACATCTCCCTTGCGGGACTTGATGGGGCAATTGTCCACCCACTTCTTGACTCCAATCTGGAGCTTCCGTTTGCCTTCCGTGCTCAGCGCTGGTGAACAGAGCACCCACAGGACAAGGGTGAGCAATGCTGCCCCCTGGCTCACTTGCATCTTAGAAGCCCCTCCTTTCCTCACTGgatgccacccccccccctctgcgcATGTACATCAGGACAAaaaaaacgcagcatacaaacaaggataaaagaacatgaaagatactgcagactgggccaacctgagaaatcagcagtggctgaacatggactgacacaaacaggacacagggtcttattccaagacactgaaagactggacaattctaccaactattttgtcagattgcacagagaagccattgaaattcataaacatcagcacaactttaacagaaaagaagagagtttaagaatgaataagacttggcttcctgtcttgaaaacctccagactaacaaagactacagtccacaatagccatgcagattagctttggatttcacacattaacagatcacttcaggatacaatggttccatattaacataccacaccctcattagcacattatcttgatacttacaggacaatgattagcacattacctttgatactttttgcaggacaatgattcagctcaaacccaacccctttctgactatatattactcttcctacacacttgacactgagagacactgtccttcagtgttactcctctgaggatgcctgccacagctgctggcgaaacgtcaggaaagaaaataccaagaccacggttacacagcccggataacctacgagagctTTACATTGAGCTCAAAAAATTCAATCAGGGGCAACCAGTTGGCGTTTCTGTCTTCTACTGCGACTTTTGTTATATCCTTATCCATAACCTCTGACCTGACACTTTTCCCTATTTAGAGACACTACAATTAACAACTTTTCTATGGGCCTTCATTTCTTTCTCAGTCTACAAAATGGCTCTGTGTCTGACACAGATTGATACCAATTTTCCGGATTAAATGTTGTGACTAGATATGCAACAAATGCAAAGATCTATTCCATTGATTGCGTATTCTTCATCTACTAATTTAACAATGCAGTTTGTATTCTATAACTTGTTTGCTATCACCCAGAGAAGCTAATTCTTAATGGTTCTTATTATCCTCGAGACATTTTTGCTGCTTCATAACAATTCCATTTGTGAacctgaaaataaaattaaagcaaGTGAAGCTTTTACTCTTCAGAAACAAAAAGCTTTTGAAAAGGAGAATCTGTAGATCTAGTCATACATCATAGTGTATCCACCTAACTAGTAGTACtttttatctctctttctctctgttatATGGAACTTATATATACCCTATAAAATGCATTGTACAGGCAACATTTATTTGGAGATTATTTCTTTTGTTACTGATTCACATATTACATGTCTGATATTTACCTTTGGGTTATCTAAAAATCTAAGTAGCATTACCAGTTTGCTACTTTCTTTTTACACAACCTAGTTTCAaactttttgtgtgtggagggggaggattCAGTAGCAGCATAACCTGTTGTTTGTAAGGAATCTATGACTGCATTTCTGGTGCTCAGTGTTATCTTGCTGAGTTTATAACAGACGAATATATTAATCCTGAGTTTTGTAATAAGTTTCTTAATTGTTTGTGCAGAGAATCTCTTAGAGCCTGTCTTAGTTGGGAGATCTTCAAGATGTTTGTGGCGGCAGTATCATGCACACTTGTTCGGAAGTTAGTCTCATTGAAATGGataagatttacttctgagtaagttAAGGTTAAAcactaaggctgcagtcctagcTGCACTTTCTTGACTTTCATGGAAACCCTGCTGAAATCAATAGGATGTAGGTGTGCATAGAACAGCTGCCCATTGCTTGCTTCAGCATACTATGAGGCCTTTGTTTATTTGgggaatttatatcctgccccctcAGAGTCCTTCTTGAGGTGACTTTCCATTTTTGCTAAATGCTGCATTTATTTAGTATACACTGGCCAACTTGTATGTGTGAGATTAGTATTTAAGTGTCAAGGGTTCAGAAGctgggagaaaaacaaacaagaactTCTTGCATGGTAACTTCTGCTTGCATATTAATTGAATAGATGCACAGCCATATAGTGCCAGAGCAACAAAATCACAGACCAGAGGGCACAGGGCCTTGTGCTGTCAtcctttcccccaaacaaacTTTGCTGCAGTCTTTTAAGGAAACTGCAATGTACCGTTGAGCCTTGGCTAAAATGTAAGGTCTGATTAAAGGATTTTTTCTCCATGTCCATTTTAAagcaatagatagggttgccagatccctcttcaccaccggcgggaggtttttggggcggagcctgaggagggcagggtttggggaggggagggacttcaataccatagagtccaattgccaaagcggccattttctccaggggaacttatctctatcggctggagatcagttgtaatagcaggagatctcataagaacataagaaaagccctgctggatcagaccaagaaggcccatcaagcctggcagtctgttcacacagtggccaacccgatgcctctaggaagccacaaacaagactactgcagcaacaccatcctgcctgtgttccacagcacctaatataataggcatgctcctctgattctggagagaatatgtatgcatcatgaccagtagccattttgactagtagccatggatacccctctcctccatgaaaatgtccactcccctcttaaagccttccaagttggcagccatcaccacattttggggcagggagttccacaatttaagcatGCAAAGTTGAGAAAATGGCCTTAATCCcgttgttcctttgcaaatctatatcCACAGAATCtatcccttacctcttaagtgctagaTTTCAAGAAGCTCAATGagtagaagattgtttggagtggaatagatctgtacaaggagctaagtgtgaggagggagttggcaagcagtaaaaatgaaactgaaaccctttgagcagaattctcctcaagtcttgggatctttggtTAATCATACTATTCTCTCCCAGGAAGAGAAAATcaataatggcagcaggccataaaagagacgcAGTTTGGGGATATttcaatgaagttcctctacctatgggtaaggcaggcatgtgtgcaaaatgcaaacattgcaacaaagaaatgcaaggcctggtggcctgaatgaaactggagatagataattataaaattattgtGAAGTGAAcaatgtatttctaatagtataaccaaatcattaattttgatataactgtaaaactaatctgaaaagatATTCTAAAAACGAAACCTTCACCTCATTGTAAATATTTAGAacataccagcaagaatgagtcattctgtagaaaaccatgatttaaatcaagtcctAATAACTAGTGATTTAAACTGTGAttaaaatcaatttgatttaaatcaaacccACCCTGCCTGAAGTCACCATTAAAATACAGGTCATGTTCACAGCcaaaggctgaaattaaatcaaaagagtttttggctaaacattaggaagaactttctgacagttaagagcggttcctcgggggaacaggcttccttgggaggaggtgggctctcctttcttggaggtttttaaacacaggctagatgtccatctgtcagcaatgctgattctgagaaCTTCGGCAGATCACAAGAGGATGGGAGAGaatggttgcatcagtgtttggctctcatggcccgttcatacatgcccagggtagtgccgattgccactttggggtcaggaagcgattttcctccaggtcagattggccaggcatcctggagggtgttttttgtttttgtttttgccatcttctgggcatggagtaagggccatgggggtgtgagggagaggtagttgtgaattaactgcattgtgcagggagttgggctagatgaccctgttagtcccttccaactctatgactgcATTGCAAAAATCAGGCACTCGCCGCTTTGTGGCACTGTGACAGTACAAAAACATGGGTCCAAAGCATGGCTCCTCATGGATCCTCAGGGGTTTTTCATAGGGTCACCCCAAACTTGCTATCAAATCAAGTATTATACCCATACCCACAAAGTACGTGGATCCACTGCTTTGTGGTGCCACCACCATACGAAAACAGAGTTCCAAATCACGGGTGCTCATGGACACTCACTATGTTTTCATTGCATCACTCCAAATTTACTATCAAGTTATGTATCATGTCCATAACcaccaatagggctgttgaaaaaaaaaattcggtatagttcagattcggccgaattcgacccgtctggattcaggatatgcccaagtccgaactcccccgcttcgaatgcatgaaattcagcacgaattcaaagttcgggaaaaaattcagccgaataaagccattaaaaacacaaccgcgcctttcagcggctccgggggggcatttttgggggtagaggtcccaaactttcagcggagcgtcaaaggacccttcttgcaagaccccccaagttttgtaaagattgggtcagggggggctgagatatgggccccgaaaggggtccccccacccttaatgtgcatctctgagcagagcctgccgcccacgcacaaagctcccagccccgacaaacagctgagctgcggggagcaagggcggggcaggtgcgaagaagtttgcaaagtaacacaactgcaaagcaacacaaccatgcaaagcaacacgtttgcaaccatgcaaagcaacacctgacacctgggagtttgcaaaccatggaaagggacagaggcagctagctatgcataatgagcaggagggggtggaatttccccttttgcatcagactcgggaccaggcaaatgcattctttaagtcaccatttgaaaaccagttttgagcaagcatcaaaatagacctaaccgatcttatgaatgagggaaaacctgaggacacacaactgaagcccccccctcaaaccagagagagagagactcgagggggcacacacac
Coding sequences:
- the LOC130481535 gene encoding peptidyl-prolyl cis-trans isomerase FKBP2-like produces the protein MQVSQGAALLTLVLWVLCSPALSTEGKRKLQIGVKKWVDNCPIKSRKGDVLHMHYTGKLEDGTEFDSSLTCDQPFVFTLGTGQVIKGWDQGLLGMCEGEKRKLVIPSELGYGDRGAPPEIPGGATLIFEVELLKIERRQEL